In Thauera sp. JM12B12, one DNA window encodes the following:
- the hslV gene encoding ATP-dependent protease subunit HslV has protein sequence MEQYRGTTILSVRRGNRVALGGDGQVTLGNIVIKASARKVRTLYNGQILAGFAGGTADAFTLFERFEAKLDKHQGNLLRSAVELAKDWRTDRMLRRLEAMLAVADREHSLVITGNGDVLEPEQGIVAIGSGGAFAQSAARALLENTELEPRDIVSKALGIAGDLCIYTNHHHTIEVLD, from the coding sequence ATGGAACAATATCGCGGCACCACCATCCTGTCGGTGCGGCGCGGCAATCGCGTCGCCCTCGGCGGGGACGGCCAGGTCACCCTGGGCAACATCGTCATCAAGGCCTCGGCGCGCAAGGTGCGTACGCTCTACAACGGCCAGATCCTCGCCGGCTTTGCCGGTGGCACGGCCGACGCCTTCACCCTGTTCGAGCGCTTCGAGGCCAAGCTCGACAAGCACCAGGGCAACCTGCTGCGCAGCGCGGTCGAACTCGCCAAGGACTGGCGCACCGACCGCATGCTGCGCCGACTCGAGGCCATGCTGGCGGTGGCCGACCGCGAGCACTCGCTGGTGATCACCGGCAACGGCGACGTGCTCGAGCCCGAGCAGGGCATCGTCGCCATTGGCAGCGGCGGCGCCTTTGCGCAGTCGGCGGCGCGCGCGCTGCTCGAGAACACCGAGCTCGAGCCCAGGGACATCGTGTCGAAGGCGCTCGGCATCGCCGGCGATCTGTGCATCTACACCAATCACCACCACACCATCGAAGTGCTGGACTGA